In a genomic window of Bemisia tabaci chromosome 1, PGI_BMITA_v3:
- the IntS9 gene encoding integrator complex subunit 9, whose protein sequence is MKLYCLSSHSNKPCYVLKMKEMTIMLDCGLSAQSILNFLPLPLVPSPRLGSLSNWLPRDCNDPQLEGELKECHGRVFVDSAPEFCPPLGKLIDYSEIDVILISNYTAMLALPYITEGTGFHGIVYATEPTLQIGKFYLEELVQYLEQTPKAALASRWKELLHLLPPPLSESFKPRCWKQLYNLTTLSSSLARIQTVGYNEKLDVYGALKVTAVSSGYCLGSSNWVINLDHEKVAYVSGSSTLTTHPRPMDQNALKNADLLILSGLTQVPSSNPDSMLGELCMTVVSTLRGNGSVLIPCYPSGVIYDLFECLSAHLDSSSLSQIPMFFISPVADTSLAYSNILAEWLSEVKQNRVFMPEEPFPHAYLVKMGRLKHFTHIYANGFNTEFRMPCVVFCGHPSLRFGASVHFVELWGSNPAHTIIFTEPDFAYLDALAPFQPLAMKAVHCPIDTSLNFVQANKLVRELKPANLVLPDCYTVPPPSLPHRTDLVIQQADHKVLVMKRGEVISLPLKKKKVKVKLSAELASCLTPTQIKPGVMLSSLTGNLVVRDNHFDIKMFEGSEGDSNQLLPVKSSQNSQFEWGTVNVDLFVQRLNEEGITDAKVEPSPSGYIIHLQNQDTVIQIDDRSTHIFCEEPDQKLRKHLRKVLSECLNKF, encoded by the exons ATGAAGCTT TATTGCTTGAGCAGCCATTCAAACAAGCCATGTTATGTcttgaaaatgaaggaaatgacAATCATGTTAGACTGCGGCTTGTCAGCTCAAAGTATTCTCAATTTCCTTCCACTTCCGCTTGTGCCAAGCCCGCGTCTAGGAAGTCTCTCTAATTGGCTGCCACGCGATTGTAACGATCCTCAACTAGAAGGG GAATTGAAAGAATGTCATGGAAGAGTGTTTGTTGACTCTGCTCCGGAGTTCTGTCCTCCTCTAGGAAAGTTGATCGACTATTCTGAAATTGATGTTATTTTGATTTCAAACTACACTGCGATGCTGGCACTTCCATACATAACAGAGGGAACTGGTTTTCATGGGATTGTCTACGCAACAGAACCAACTCTGCAGATTGGAAA ATTTTATCTAGAGGAGCTTGTACAATACTTAGAACAAACGCCAAAAGCAGCCCTTGCAAGCCGATGGAAAGAATTGCTACATTTACTCCCTCCTCCTCTCTCCGAAAGTTTCAAACCCCGTTGCTGGAAACAGCTGTACAATCTCACTACTCTATCAAGCAGTTTGGCTCGGATTCAAACTGTTGGTTATAATGAAAAACTG GATGTGTATGGGGCTTTGAAAGTAACTGCTGTTAGTTCTGGCTACTGTCTAGGTAGCAGTAATTGGGTCATCAATCTTGATCATGAAAAAGTAGCTTATGTCAGTGGCTCTTCGACTTTGACAACTCATCCAAG GCCCATGGATCAAAACGCTCTTAAAAATGCGGATTTACTAATTTTGTCCGGACTTACACAAGTCCCCTCTTCAAACCCTGACTCAATGTTGGGAGAACTTTGCATGACTGTCG TCAGCACTCTCCGCGGAAATGGTAGTGTCCTGATTCCCTGCTACCCCTCTGGTGTAATATACGACCTGTTTGAATGTTTATCAGCGCACCTGGATAGCTCATCCCTCTCTCAAATACCAATGTTCTTCATATCTCCTGTTGCTGATACCTCTTTAGCATATTCAAATATCCTAGCTGAGTG GCTGTCCGAAGTTAAACAAAATAGAGTTTTCATGCCAGAAGAACCGTTTCCTCATGCATACTTAGTGAAGATGGGCCGGTTGAAGCACTTCACACACATCTATGCAAATGGATTCAACACTGAGTTTAGAATG CCTTGTGTAGTATTTTGTGGTCATCCTAGCCTTCGGTTTGGAGCCTCTGTTCATTTTGTAGAACTGTGGGGATCAAATCCTGCTCATACAATCATTTTCACAG agcCTGATTTTGCCTATCTTGATGCTCTAGCCCCATTCCAACCTCTAGCAATGAAAGCAGTCCATTGTCCCATTGACACCAGTTTAAACTTTGTCCAGGCAAATAAATTAGTGAGAGAATTAAAACCAGCAAATTTAGTTCTACCTGACTGCTACACCGTTCCTCCGCCTTCTTTGCCTCATCGAACTGATTTAGTCATCCAACAG GCTGACCACAAAGTACTGGTAATGAAAAGAGGTGAAGTTATTTCCCTTCCACTCAAGAAGAAGAAAGTCAAAGTGAAGTTAAGCGCAGAGTTAGCCAGCTGCTTAACTCCAACTCAAATTAAACCTGGAGTCATGCTATCATCCCTCACTGGAAATTTAGTCGTTAGAGATAACCATTTTGATATTAAg ATGTTTGAAGGTAGTGAAGGTGATTCAAATCAATTGTTACCAGTTAAATCCAGTCAGAATAGTCAGTTTGAATGGGGAACCGTTAATGTAGATCTCTTTGTTCAACGATTAAATGAAGAAGGTATTACAGATGCCAAAGTAGAACCCAGTCCATCTGGCTACATCATACATTTG CAAAATCAAGACACTGTGATTCAAATCGATGATAGATCCACGCATATCTTCTGTGAAGAGCCGGACCAAAAACTGAGGAAGCACCTGCGGAAAGTTTTATCTGAatgtttgaataagttttaa